One Alicyclobacillus acidoterrestris DNA window includes the following coding sequences:
- a CDS encoding metal ABC transporter permease, whose product MTTFLHYVFAPGLLQSEEVLHALLVGILVAVISGVVGVFVVLRGQSFVGHVLTDIGAAGASGSFLVGVNAWYGFISFGILAGAGVEWLGDRARNRDVATGIILSFAMGLGSLFLYFDTRFTSNASAPMMVLFGSMFVLNPGIIPIVTFTGLAALVVLLIIYRPLLVCSVNPEIAQTRGIPVRLVGILFMILLAIAIEDGSLVVGSLLSTALIIGPPATAIRLTSRVGLASVLSAGIGVVATGLGILLAYDSYLWPPVHRGWPVSFFIAVLVLVFYLLSRLWPERRHAHGAVTARREEVA is encoded by the coding sequence GTGACGACATTTTTGCACTATGTTTTTGCGCCGGGGTTGTTGCAGAGTGAAGAAGTGCTGCACGCACTTCTGGTTGGCATCCTCGTCGCCGTGATTTCTGGTGTGGTTGGCGTGTTTGTAGTGCTTCGCGGGCAGTCGTTTGTTGGCCATGTGTTGACAGACATCGGGGCGGCGGGGGCGTCTGGCTCCTTTCTGGTCGGCGTGAACGCGTGGTATGGATTCATCTCGTTTGGCATCTTGGCGGGTGCCGGCGTGGAATGGCTGGGCGACAGGGCGCGCAATCGGGATGTGGCGACTGGAATCATTCTATCTTTCGCGATGGGATTAGGATCACTGTTTCTCTATTTTGACACCCGGTTCACCAGTAATGCGAGTGCGCCGATGATGGTGTTGTTTGGCTCAATGTTCGTGCTCAATCCCGGCATTATTCCTATTGTGACATTCACCGGACTTGCAGCACTGGTCGTGCTACTCATCATTTACCGTCCGCTGTTAGTCTGTTCGGTCAACCCGGAGATTGCCCAGACGCGTGGGATTCCCGTTCGATTGGTCGGTATCTTGTTTATGATTTTACTCGCGATAGCGATTGAGGATGGATCATTGGTTGTGGGTTCCCTGCTCAGTACGGCGCTGATCATCGGACCGCCTGCGACAGCCATTCGCCTGACATCGAGAGTTGGCTTGGCTTCTGTGTTGTCGGCTGGGATTGGCGTGGTGGCGACTGGGCTTGGCATTCTCCTGGCGTACGACAGCTATCTGTGGCCGCCAGTTCATCGGGGATGGCCAGTCAGTTTCTTTATTGCGGTACTTGTTCTTGTCTTCTATTTATTATCGCGGCTGTGGCCCGAGCGGCGGCACGCGCATGGCGCGGTTACAGCGCGCCGCGAGGAGGTGGCGTAA